The DNA window aaaaggtTTAAACCGATTCAACGTATAATTCATATATCcgtataaaataagtaattatacaCACCAAATAAAAAGACAAATTAGTCTATGCCTTTTAGAATTACGTTGGAGCGAACATTGGAACTCcaatcttaaaattattaatgagttttgaagtaataaatgactTTAAAATACTGTAATGTAAACAAGAGAAACAAATGTGAATGTCATAGAGCATATAAATTGTGGGTACTATCATTGAGAACAATACAGAAgatgacattgaagatgataCGGTGTTTTTGGAGCCTATTACGTGAAAGGAAGCTTTTATGACGTCGAACACTCTTCATAACTTTATCatacaatataaaaatacaacacTTAAgctattaaatttaataagaaaagtTAGAGATGAGCTGCAAATAGACTTACTTTAAAAAATCAGATAACTATTAAATCATATTTCAATAGAAATagaatgtaatatatatatgttttcaatttttatgaattattaatttataatttttttgggatCGAAAAATTATAAAGGGATCTCacgaaaaaatattatcttattattttattgagtttttcAGTTTTTTACATTGGCCTAAGTCGAGACcgaataaatttattattttagagagtttattaatttaccaaatattaatttatagagtTTCTATTGtatatagtattaaaaaaattgtttaataaattttttagttaTGGTATAATTGTGTCCCACAGGAATTCCTAAAACTAAACGGGATAGAAattgtagaaaaataaaattcacaaaatAGAATGAGGGAGAGAATGATAAATTCATTTTCTACCCTGATCCACCGTTTGTCATCCCTAACTTTAGGATTACAATCTTAAAGAGAAAAGAATAATGATTCATTTTtctatgtaaaaaaaaaaaactctaattaaaaacatatatttataagtcACATAGCTAAGCTAGGTCGAGCGGCtcaaatcaaaaatatttaagtatgaTCACCATAACTCTAACATGTGGGTTGGGTAGAGGAGTTGAGTCTGATTTATGAGATAAGTATGTTCTAGTTCAGGCCCTCGTTAAATTTTTTTAGGTAAGCTCTAATAGGATGAGAAAACAGATAAACCCAACTCATTCTcaacctaaattaaatttaggtaACTTATAATTTAACCTGTATTATTCACTAATATAGTTTGGGTATGAATTGGGTAactcaaactatttttttaattgtttttcatttaacataattttgacttatttaatacatttgtatcttgattaacacgtttttaactcATTTAACAAGTATTCGACTCGTTATATACAATTTAACATATTCTTAACCAATCTAACACGTCTTTTACTCGTTTGACaaatttttaacttgtttaatatatttttcgctcgtttaacaaatatttgactcgttttattttatttaaccttcttttgaaatgtttaacatattttaacccATTTAATCTCGTTTAATtcgttattttttattcattaaacttgTTTTGGCTTGACATATTTGATTTTCTTAacattttttatctcaaaattaagtatataaataaaaaattaatattttaatattttatttttgaaagagaAAGTGAGGTGAGAGAGCAGAACTAATTTAGTAAAACATGGCACAGATTATTTAGAACttgtttatgaaatttttttaattacattaatatttttttttttttgagtaacTCAAATTCAACCTGAATTAAACTTAATCCAAATtcaattcaacccaaaatttacCCAACTCAAACCAAATTATTTCACCTAAATTTATATTAGGTTTGGGTTAGGATATAGGTCAACCCAATATATACTCACCTAGATTATAGTGGTTCAAGAATTATTGATAACACTTTCTTGAATTCtctatttgttttaatattttaaatctcaaaactaagattaaaaaaaagtatggtTGCGTggctaaataatattttgatcttACCAAGTATGTTCTCTCATTGTTAATTCCATAATattcaacaatattaaaataatacttggtaagatctactttttttttacattaaaaaatttgatagaATTGTGATTACACAAACATATGGATTAAGATGAGATGGATTAAGATGTTTGAGGTATTTAGCTACAAGGATAAACAAGTAGACAATCATCATGTTAGCttttaatagttataaatatttgtttttgaagtttgtttgtttgatatataaGTGTGTTACTTccttttttctaattttgtgtATGGACACTTTGcttatttggttttatttttatgtttactTGGAATAAACAAGattatagaatatataaaatgagaaaGATGAACCTAAATGAGAAGTGATtaagaagattttttttaattgaggaTGATAGCATGACCTCTCATCCATAACATTCACTTTAACTTAAGTAAAAATTGAACCTGTAACCTTTAATAGAAGTGATTaagaagatttttttaattgaaaacaaTAGCTTAACCCTCAGCCATGACATTCACTTTAAAGTAAAAAGTGAAAAAGTGAAATTTGATAAAGTAAAAATTGAACATCTTTAATAGAGGTGATTAAGAagatattctaaataaaagatTGAACCTCTATCTAACCTTTAATAGAGGTGATTAAGAAGATATTCTAGATAAAAGaagtgaaaagaaaaaagaaaaaggaaatggATGGTTAAGAGTTTTGAGGAAGGAGTTCTTGATTATATTGAGAATTAGAAGGCAAGATCAACCTTTTAATAGCCCAAAGTAAAAAGAAAGGTGCAAGTGAGGTGAGAACCAACTTTAAGGTGAATATTTTGATCTCTAAACAAtgtgattattttgaattgtttGTATTAACATTTCAACAACAATAATTTTGGCACTATCATTAcataatgataatttaaaattgtatactTGTAACCTCGtgacaaaaatattatctaaataaatCTATTAAGAGTTTGTTCAGATTAAGGTTATTTGTATAACctagaataaagaaaaaaataacgaTGGTCGATAATTTTGAGgaagatgattatttttggtaaaaaaatttaaaaaatatttatatatatatatataatataaaataataatttaaaatagaagatattttaatatttttgttaataactGCAGAGTTGATCATTCGAACCTTTCATCTCGGACTTATGAATGGGGATATTCCCGAAACttacaaagaaaaaaagatcAATTCATAGATGTAGATCTCGGACTTATGAATGAGGATATTCCCGAAACttacaaagaaaaaaagaagtgaGTTAGACAAAAAGAAAAGCAACTTGTATAAGAAATGACTTGGACAAAACGAAATGAAGTCACTTAGACAAAATTTTTGTCGATAATCTAATAGATGTAAAAGAGAGTAAAATAATAACCAAAACCGAGACAGGCTGAGTTAAAACAAGAATGCACAGCAAAAATTTATGATAGCTTCCTAGAAcacaatattttcaattttcaataattttaactaatattatGTCATCTTCCAACTTagaattttatcaattttctcTGAGTAATTTTCTTTTACGAGTTTGTACTAAATAGATACGGATAAAGCGACACTATAAATTGTCTTTTCTTTGAACAATTGCTCATTCTCGTCTAAGTTTTGAAAATAACATTGGTAATTGTTCAAGTCCAAAATATTAATCCCCACTTAAATTTTAGCAATTTCAACCAAACTTTCTTTGTTGACCAATCAAGGCTTGACATCCCTAATGTTAATTGTATAACCACTAGACATCCTCCCACATATCATATATCCACTTGTCACATTGTATAACCTTGAGACATCCTCCCACTATACTATCAATCACATTATCTTTGGTTATCCCCTTACAAAAGAACAAGTAAAAACTCTAAAAATATAATCATCAATGCTACTAGATGactattgataaaaaaaaattccaaaactCAATTGGCAAGTGCAATATGATTGCCAACCCACACTACCCAATCGTGACCCAGGACGGGTGTATTGTTTCTTATCGATACCCTTACACAAAAAAATACTTCTAACAATTTATAAGATGCATAAGTTAAACCGGTTAAAAAGAGATCTGAAGCGATTTATAAGCCCTCTAATAGTGAGTTTGAGATGGGCACTAGGGAGCAAGCACTAGCCTGACAAAATCCTACACCCACAACTCGACACCGATACAATCAACATGCAAAAATGGTCCCCAACATTATTAACCTTTAATCCAAGTGTCCACCTCTAAATTTAGTATTCATCACTATTTGGGATTGATATTcccaataaaattttaagaattgaCACATAATTGAcaattcttgaaaaaaaaattggtaaaagcTTTCAAAGACGTTAAGAAAGCTGGACATGGTTGTTTCATTAGTGCAAGCCAAACCTTACTCTGATGCAAAACTGTCAAATATGAATCTTCAACTAACATTTGGCTTGCCATTCAATGACTATCTATTTGAAGGATACAGTAGTGTACCGAAGCATGCTCATCGATGTCCAGTTAAGTACTTGGTTTGGACATTTTTAGAGTTTCTGGATGAAATTCTTTCAGCCTTTGACCTTTTCTTCGAGCTTTTCAGAGTTGAGGAGGTTTTGGTAgcctcatcatcatcatcctcatcctcatcaGTATCAATAGTTTTACATCCCAACCTGGTCTGCAGACTTATCCTCCTAGGAATATAAACATTGAAGTAGTAACCAACAATGGCTTTTCTGCTCCTTGAAGGAAAACTTTCAGGAGCCTGCTTCAGAAAACATTTTCCTTGCGAGATTGGATTTGTTTTCACAAGATTGATAAACTTCATTTGCTCCTGCATGTTCCATAGCTTTGAAACATCTTCCCCCATCTCATCAAATCTCCATTTCTGGAATGCAGGGCCAAGATCAGCCTGCAGCTGCTTCCTTTTGTTCAAGATATGGTGATTGACGCATTCAATAGTTCCGGGCATGGTACAAGTGCAAAAATCGGTTCTCCCTTTCCCGATTATGCAGGCTCTTGTTTCTGATTTTCGGACATTGATTGGCCAATCTTTGGTGCCCAACCATCTTAATTGAGCACCTAAAGGTGGACCAGTTAAATCTGGAATCTCTGCCTGAAAACGAGGCCCAACCGGAATGACTAGTTTTGTACAATCATCATTGATGAAGTCAAACCAGCTAGGTGTATCTGGTTCTTTATGGAGAATAGGTTTACTCTTCTTCCTCGTCATCGTCTTTTTCGAAGGTTCGTTTCTTCCTCAAAAATTGTAGTGTCTTATTGAATCACTTTTCAACTAGGATTGCTAGTGACTCATAAAAGACGACTCCAATGCATGCTATGTTATATTGCTAAATATTTAGAAGACATGGATGGAATTACCGCTGTTAAGATGCAAAATGAATGGTCAAATAACTTGCCACTTATTACATTCAAACACTTCATCATGGTAAAACAGAATCTTGGTAGAGATTACATGTTAATCCTGCTAAGAAATGTTTGATTCCATGtgattaatgaatatatatgcCTAGATAgaaagaaaatgttaaaaacgaaGATGTAGACAGCTAAAGCTACACCAATAGGAATACAGCCTTGATTCAAATGTGATATATTCTATTAGAAATCTTTACATAATTTACTTTCtacaaaaattcaattattcGTCTTTATGCATAAGTTTAGAAATTTATAGTGGGAAGATCATAAAAGCTTGCACCATGCTTTCACCATTATTGAAACTGAGCTAGATGTTGAATTAACTACAGATTTACTAGCAAACCTCCTAAACTATTTCTACCCTGAATCAATGATCATCCTTCATATCTCAGACTTGCACATTTCAACTAAGCTAGAATTTACAGCTCTAGTGGGTAAACTATCATAATATAGCTACTCATTTTATCACTAATAATCTCCTAATTTCTTGCAAAATAAGGCCCTATTTTGAATAGCAGAATTCTTCATCCTTCATAGACTGATTGAATAGTTTTGAATCCTAGTTGTTGAAAATGTGGGGGAAATACATAGATTTATGTGTAGAAGATTGAGGAAGAGATTTAATGATGAAACTTAAATGAGGACCTAGGTGAGAAAAGAGGTATGAGGGGAGCAAGAATTCGATTTTAGGCTGGTGCAAATATGGATGATACATATAGTTTTCTGTTTGTATACTCATTATTAGGCTAGTTGTAGGCGTCTTCAAAGTTCAACGCACCTGAGAACGACTAAAGGAGAAGAGAGGTGCGAGGAGAACAAGAATTCGATTTCTAGAATGGTGAAAATAGAGGAAATATATAGCTCTCTCGCCTTGTATACTCAGTAATGGAATAGTATGAAGAACAAAATATTACTCAAGATGGTAACCAACCCCATAGCAATTCCTATTATCAAGGTGAGATCTCTCAGTTCTCTGTTCTGTTTTCTTGACTGACCATTTTAGGTCTCTTATTGTTTATCAGCTGGATTTAGATTAATGGCCTTTTTCCCTAATTCTCATCTAAACAGGCATCCCACTCCTGCTCATGTCTTCATGTTGTCCTAAATTTTTCATACAAAATCTGACAATCCAATTGTTCTCTTTCTATTGTGATCTATATGGTATTGCAATAGCAGTCAGTAGATCAAGAAATCGAAAAACAAAATCAGGCAAAATTTGACAATTGTTACAAGAATTGATACAATTGGATCATGAGTTCAGATTTAAAGTACAGATCTTGAGACCAGTCTCAAATCATTGGATTTGTTAAGAGTTTACAATTCTCGGAGATCCAAACTACATATAAAGCCTAATCAAGCTGTATGAAATGAATAATCTATGAACGTACTTGTTTTAGGATCAGCAGGATGATTCCAGAACGCTTTTACCTTCAAAGGCCACTTGGGTGATTCCAGAACGCTTTTACCTTTGAAGTTGCCATggaatctctctctctcctctctgTACCTCTATCAGTTGAAAACTATTACATGTGCTCTTCACTAATATACCTAAGCCCAACATCGTTTTGGTATTTTACATCCGGTTAAGGCTCAGGTCCATAACTAAAATTCGAACAGAACACAAATAAATcagatttgaataatttatttttgaaattaataaacagatcaaaattgaattaatatatgaaagtgaactcatttataattttctgattttgatttttttttattttttatttatttaaaattaatttgtaatttaacttcattatttttcatattaatatatgaaatagagatatataatattaattatatctaaTAAGATCGAGTTAGCTTCgaatcaattacaaataaacataTGAAATTCAAATTAGATAATTTGACAATTAGATAATTTGACATAAATTACTAAACGGGTCGAATTTAAATTAGTATCGATCTCAGCCCAAAACTTATCAACCAAACTCACAATCCAACATATTAATTTAGGCCTcgattttgagttatttaaataacaaaaaaatcaaatattattacattttcttCTCATTCATCAAATCATTTCagtcattaaccaaaatactaaaatgtactttattttaaattattattttttatttatttatacatatcaataccttttaaactattttataaaaaatacatttggacaactttttcaaaattatattcaatcatcatttatttctctaagttatttaaaaaatccatCACAATAGTCCTAGTTCTATTGATGGCAAAAGATATCCTACCCAACAGTGAGTAACTATCTATTTCTGAACCCGATTTTAATTTCATTACCTGACCCCAATTGGTATCTCTACTCCTATTTCCATTCCCGATTCATTGAGTACCGATCTCCGACAAATACCACATTACCctattaaaaaacttataaggttataaatattaaagaagaaaaaaaacaaacttaataaatagatttaaaatcagtaatatcgaaatattaaaaatataaataagaatattacttACCTACATACTTATTTTGTAGATctcaaaacataaattaatgtaggaaaaaagaatgaaaattttaaaaaattattaaagattaaaatataaagaatgatgagagagaaataatattttgttattaaaatagttaaagatTTGTGTAGAGAAATATTTTTCTGGGgagtataaaaaatttaaaggtgGAGTGTAGTGTATTTATGACAATGTTTAGAGTAAGTGTAGATAAgaccaaattaaataatttatttgtaacgataaaatatttgaaaacttatacattaaactttaataaaaaaacattaattttagtattaatatagtcgggtatcgggtttgagTTTCACAAACTCCTCATCCCCGACCCCATACTTGACCGGGCACATTCTCCCCCAACAGGCCCTAGTTCTAGGGATGACAACGGATATCATACCCAACGGGTAGTGAAATATCCATACCCGAACTCGATTTTAATTTCATTACCCGACCCCGACGAGTATCTCTACTCATATCCCCATCCCTGATTCATTAGGTACCGATCCCCGACGGATAcccattaaaaaacttataaaattataaatattaaagaaaaaaacacaaatttaattaataaatttaaaaccaaTAATACcgaaatattgaaaatataaataaaaatactacttacctacatacttatttttttttgtagatcTTGAAGATAAATTAGTgtggaaaaaaatgaaaattgaaaaaaataattaaagattaaaatataaagaatgatgagagagaaataatattttgttataaaaataaaagttttagttAAAGATTTGTgtagagaaatatttttttggaaa is part of the Impatiens glandulifera chromosome 1, dImpGla2.1, whole genome shotgun sequence genome and encodes:
- the LOC124921065 gene encoding AT-rich interactive domain-containing protein 1-like, which encodes MTRKKSKPILHKEPDTPSWFDFINDDCTKLVIPVGPRFQAEIPDLTGPPLGAQLRWLGTKDWPINVRKSETRACIIGKGRTDFCTCTMPGTIECVNHHILNKRKQLQADLGPAFQKWRFDEMGEDVSKLWNMQEQMKFINLVKTNPISQGKCFLKQAPESFPSRSRKAIVGYYFNVYIPRRISLQTRLGCKTIDTDEDEDDDDEATKTSSTLKSSKKRSKAERISSRNSKNVQTKYLTGHR